In the genome of Cryptosporangium phraense, one region contains:
- a CDS encoding alpha/beta fold hydrolase encodes MTPHYTERGAGRPILLLHGGAGPFSVTGYAERLAAELPARVITPTHPGFDGTPRPDDLTTIGGLADVYVDFLDALDLTGVTVVGNSIGGWIAAEIGLRRSPRVDRLVLVDAVGLQVPGRPVADFFNLTFPQVAELSYYDPDAFRIDPDALPPAARAALAGNREALAVYAAPMEDPTLRDRLAAIDRPTLVVWGDSDRIVTPEYGRAYADAIPGARFELLPKTGHLPQLESPDLLTALLAS; translated from the coding sequence ATGACTCCTCACTACACCGAACGGGGCGCCGGGCGCCCGATCCTGCTGCTGCACGGCGGAGCCGGGCCGTTCTCGGTGACCGGGTACGCCGAGCGGCTCGCGGCCGAGCTGCCGGCCCGGGTGATCACCCCGACCCACCCGGGATTCGACGGGACCCCGCGCCCGGACGACCTGACGACGATCGGCGGGCTCGCCGACGTGTACGTCGACTTCCTCGACGCGCTCGACCTGACCGGCGTGACGGTCGTCGGGAATTCGATCGGCGGCTGGATCGCCGCCGAGATCGGCCTGCGGCGCTCACCCCGCGTCGACCGGCTGGTCCTCGTCGACGCGGTCGGTCTGCAGGTGCCCGGCCGGCCGGTGGCCGACTTCTTCAATCTGACGTTTCCGCAGGTGGCGGAATTGAGCTACTACGATCCGGACGCGTTCCGCATCGACCCGGACGCCCTGCCGCCCGCGGCCCGGGCCGCGCTGGCCGGTAACCGCGAGGCGCTGGCGGTCTACGCCGCTCCGATGGAGGACCCGACGCTGCGGGACCGGCTGGCGGCGATCGACCGCCCGACGCTGGTGGTGTGGGGTGACTCCGACCGGATCGTCACCCCGGAGTACGGCCGGGCCTACGCCGACGCGATCCCCGGCGCGCGGTTCGAGTTGCTGCCGAAGACCGGCCACCTGCCCCAGCTCGAGAGCCCCGACCTGCTCACGGCCCTCCTCGCAAGCTGA
- a CDS encoding aldo/keto reductase produces MNDYYLLGRSGLRVSRLALGTMNFGLDGFHAPYGKTEDESAAIFHRYLESGGNFVDTADFYTAGESERILGRLIAKAGVRDRIVLTSKFTNTTDPGNPNAGGNGRKHLIRALDDTLRRLDTDYLDLYLLHTWDRITPAEEVVQTLDELVRKGTIRYAGLSDVPAWYAARAQSYAEAHGLAPMVTVQLPYSLVDRGIEAEFPAMAQSLGMGLTAWSPIGGGLLTGKYRRGADGAEGEGRFSTSAGARPVSDRQWAVVDALRDVAAGLDRSMAQVAVNWVATRPAVASVIVGASSPAQLDTTLASLDFVLPDDARQRLDEAGAPDHGGPYAMFTPRYQSWIVSPGLKVGDKPASYSPPTLNY; encoded by the coding sequence ATGAACGACTACTACCTGCTCGGCCGGTCCGGGCTCCGGGTCAGCCGGCTCGCGCTCGGCACGATGAACTTCGGCCTCGACGGGTTCCACGCCCCCTACGGCAAGACCGAGGACGAGTCCGCCGCGATCTTCCACCGCTACCTCGAGTCCGGCGGCAACTTCGTCGACACCGCCGACTTCTACACGGCCGGCGAGAGCGAACGGATCCTCGGCCGCCTGATCGCCAAGGCCGGCGTCCGCGACCGGATCGTCCTGACCAGCAAGTTCACCAACACCACCGACCCGGGCAACCCCAACGCCGGCGGCAACGGACGCAAGCACCTCATCCGCGCGCTCGACGACACCCTGCGCCGCCTCGACACCGACTACCTCGACCTGTACCTGCTGCACACCTGGGACCGGATCACCCCGGCCGAGGAGGTCGTGCAGACCCTCGACGAGCTCGTCCGCAAGGGCACGATCCGCTACGCCGGGCTCTCGGACGTCCCGGCCTGGTACGCGGCCCGCGCCCAGAGCTACGCCGAGGCGCACGGGCTGGCCCCGATGGTCACCGTCCAGCTGCCGTACTCACTCGTCGACCGGGGCATCGAGGCCGAGTTCCCGGCGATGGCCCAGTCGCTCGGGATGGGCCTCACCGCCTGGAGCCCGATCGGCGGCGGCCTCCTCACCGGCAAGTACCGGCGCGGGGCCGATGGCGCCGAGGGCGAGGGCCGGTTCAGTACGTCCGCCGGCGCCCGGCCGGTGTCCGACCGGCAGTGGGCGGTCGTCGACGCGCTCCGGGACGTCGCCGCCGGCCTCGACCGGAGCATGGCCCAGGTGGCGGTCAACTGGGTCGCGACCCGACCGGCGGTGGCCTCGGTGATCGTCGGTGCGAGCAGCCCGGCGCAGCTCGATACGACGCTCGCCTCGCTCGACTTCGTCCTCCCGGACGACGCCCGGCAGCGCCTGGACGAGGCCGGCGCGCCCGATCACGGCGGCCCGTACGCGATGTTCACCCCGCGGTACCAGTCGTGGATCGTCAGCCCGGGTCTGAAGGTCGGCGACAAGCCCGCGAGCTACTCGCCGCCGACCCTCAACTACTGA
- a CDS encoding ABC transporter substrate-binding protein: MKRSALLRVTAAVTALVLGAAACSSKAGNGSGDGGVSTDVGVSGNTITLGVLTDLTGVFAALGKDITNANSLYWKSHKVCDKYAVKLDVQDTGYVPQQGVQLYSSIKSDVLAMQQTIGSPINAALAKDYENDKIVNFPSAWGESLTDIPGTGVPGATYDVEISNGYDYLFKKGLLKPGATVGHIYFEGEYGETGLAGTKFVAQKKGLKVVEAQIKATDQDMSAQVSQFKARGVDAIVLTVAPGQTASVAAAAQALGLDVPILGSNPVFAPALLQGPSGAWLKAHLYVAAPVSTFDKHPDVYDAYTKTYPDAKNPSAGVILGYGISEIMRQVLDAACQKGDLTRQGVLDAFNALKSVDTDGLIVPIDGFTLHRSPSTQSYIFRPADVKGGAEVVQDAFEGEFAKELAGQ, translated from the coding sequence ATGAAGCGCTCCGCCCTCCTCCGGGTCACCGCGGCCGTGACCGCGCTCGTCCTCGGCGCCGCGGCCTGCAGCAGCAAGGCCGGGAACGGGTCCGGCGACGGTGGTGTCTCCACCGACGTCGGCGTCTCCGGGAATACGATCACGCTCGGCGTCCTCACCGACCTGACCGGCGTCTTCGCCGCGCTCGGCAAGGACATCACGAACGCGAACTCGCTCTACTGGAAGAGCCACAAGGTCTGCGACAAATACGCGGTCAAGCTCGACGTCCAGGACACCGGGTACGTCCCCCAGCAGGGCGTCCAGCTCTACAGCTCGATCAAGTCCGACGTGCTGGCCATGCAGCAGACGATCGGCTCCCCGATCAACGCCGCGCTGGCCAAGGACTACGAGAACGACAAGATCGTGAACTTCCCGTCGGCCTGGGGCGAGTCGCTCACCGACATCCCGGGCACCGGCGTCCCGGGCGCGACCTACGACGTCGAGATCTCCAACGGCTACGACTACCTGTTCAAGAAGGGCCTGCTCAAGCCGGGCGCCACCGTGGGCCACATCTACTTCGAGGGCGAGTACGGCGAGACCGGCCTGGCCGGCACGAAGTTCGTCGCCCAGAAGAAGGGCCTGAAGGTCGTCGAGGCCCAGATCAAGGCCACCGACCAGGACATGAGTGCCCAGGTGAGCCAGTTCAAGGCGCGGGGCGTCGACGCGATCGTGCTCACGGTGGCGCCGGGACAGACCGCGTCGGTCGCCGCCGCCGCGCAGGCCCTCGGGCTCGACGTCCCGATCCTCGGCAGCAACCCGGTGTTCGCCCCGGCCCTGCTGCAGGGCCCGAGCGGCGCCTGGCTCAAGGCCCACCTGTACGTGGCCGCGCCGGTCTCGACGTTCGACAAGCACCCGGACGTCTACGACGCCTACACGAAGACCTATCCGGACGCCAAGAACCCGAGCGCGGGCGTGATCCTCGGCTACGGCATCTCCGAGATCATGCGCCAGGTCCTGGACGCGGCCTGCCAGAAGGGCGACCTGACCCGCCAGGGCGTCCTGGACGCGTTCAACGCGCTCAAGTCCGTCGACACGGACGGGCTGATCGTCCCGATCGACGGGTTCACGCTGCACCGGTCGCCGAGCACGCAGAGCTACATCTTCCGCCCGGCCGACGTGAAGGGCGGGGCCGAGGTCGTCCAGGACGCCTTCGAGGGCGAGTTCGCCAAGGAACTGGCGGGTCAGTAG
- a CDS encoding amidohydrolase — translation MTTLLVNGQFYLDDGDANWASAVAVTGTTISAVGDAAVAGSHTRVVDLDGATVLPGFVDAHVHPIMGGAELLECALADYTERSEYLAAVAAYGGSGWITGGGWSMTAFPGGVPDAASLDTVTDGRPAFLYNRDHHSAWVNTAALRAAGIDESTPDPEGGRIERDASGAPTGALHESAMDLVTRLLPAPGPSHTVDALRAGLRYLNSLGITGWQDAKVRVDPDDISAYLALQSAGELTARVVGAYWLDPQLDVSQVDTIVAARAALPPGLFTLGAVKIMLDGVCETHTASMSSPYLDGHGHSTGNTGISFFERDMLLECARRLDRAGFQLHFHAVGDAAVTEALDVVEAIGARHRPHVAHVQVVHPRDVHRFRALGVSVNAQPLWARLEPQMTELTLPFLGTERGGWQYPFGEFENAGATLAFGSDWPVSTPDPIRQLHVAVNRTPVPDKTRWTPQDGAFLPDQRLSLPVALRAFTRGSAWINHQEDVAGAIAVGRSADFAILDANPFDRPRSEIWRTKVVGTWFRGQSVHSTVGVA, via the coding sequence ATGACCACCCTTCTGGTCAACGGCCAGTTCTACCTGGATGACGGCGACGCGAACTGGGCGTCGGCCGTCGCCGTCACCGGAACCACGATCAGCGCGGTCGGGGACGCGGCGGTCGCCGGCTCGCACACCCGGGTCGTGGACCTCGACGGTGCGACCGTGCTGCCCGGGTTCGTCGACGCCCACGTGCACCCGATCATGGGCGGCGCCGAGCTGCTCGAGTGCGCGCTGGCCGACTACACCGAACGGTCGGAGTACCTCGCGGCGGTCGCCGCCTACGGGGGCAGCGGCTGGATCACCGGCGGGGGCTGGTCGATGACCGCGTTCCCCGGCGGCGTGCCGGACGCGGCCTCGCTGGACACCGTCACCGACGGCCGCCCGGCGTTCCTCTACAACCGGGACCACCACTCGGCCTGGGTGAACACCGCCGCGCTGCGGGCCGCGGGCATCGACGAGTCGACCCCCGATCCGGAGGGCGGCCGGATCGAGCGGGACGCGTCCGGTGCGCCGACCGGCGCCTTGCACGAGTCGGCGATGGACCTGGTCACCCGTCTGCTGCCCGCGCCGGGGCCGTCGCACACGGTCGACGCCCTGCGGGCCGGGCTGCGGTACCTCAACTCGCTCGGCATCACCGGCTGGCAGGACGCGAAGGTGCGCGTCGACCCCGACGACATCTCCGCCTACCTGGCGCTGCAGTCGGCCGGTGAGCTGACCGCGCGGGTGGTCGGGGCCTACTGGCTCGATCCGCAGCTGGACGTCTCGCAGGTCGACACGATCGTCGCGGCCCGGGCCGCGCTGCCGCCCGGCCTGTTCACGCTGGGCGCGGTCAAGATCATGCTCGACGGGGTGTGCGAGACCCACACCGCGTCGATGTCGTCGCCGTACCTGGACGGGCACGGCCACTCGACCGGCAACACCGGGATCTCGTTCTTCGAGCGGGACATGCTCCTGGAGTGCGCCCGCCGGCTGGACCGGGCCGGGTTCCAGCTGCACTTCCACGCGGTCGGCGACGCCGCGGTGACCGAGGCGCTCGACGTCGTCGAGGCGATCGGGGCCCGGCACCGGCCGCACGTCGCGCACGTCCAGGTCGTGCACCCGCGGGACGTCCACCGGTTCCGGGCGCTGGGCGTCTCGGTGAACGCGCAGCCGCTCTGGGCCCGGCTGGAGCCGCAGATGACCGAGCTCACGCTGCCGTTCCTGGGGACTGAGCGCGGCGGCTGGCAGTACCCGTTCGGCGAGTTCGAGAACGCCGGGGCGACGCTCGCGTTCGGCAGCGACTGGCCCGTGTCGACGCCCGATCCGATCCGTCAGCTGCACGTGGCCGTCAACCGGACCCCGGTGCCGGACAAGACCCGGTGGACCCCGCAGGACGGTGCGTTCCTGCCCGATCAGCGGCTCTCGCTGCCGGTCGCGCTGCGCGCGTTCACCCGCGGCAGCGCCTGGATCAACCACCAGGAGGACGTCGCCGGAGCGATCGCCGTCGGTCGGTCCGCGGACTTCGCGATTCTCGACGCGAACCCGTTCGACCGTCCGCGTTCGGAGATCTGGCGGACGAAGGTCGTCGGGACGTGGTTCCGGGGACAGAGCGTGCACTCGACCGTCGGGGTGGCCTGA
- a CDS encoding NAD(P)/FAD-dependent oxidoreductase: MAGDRRGRAGGHRGRVGDRRAHKAWQDASHTPFWLDNPDRPAPRAALAGADTADLAVVGAGFAGLWTALLAKERDPARDVVVLEGARVGWAASGRNGGFCSASLTHGRENGLRHFPDEIDELTAMGLENLDEIEAAIARYGIDCGWERNGTLSVATEPWQLGPHSGDGVLLDRDGVRAEIDSPRYVGGVWEKHGSATLDPAALAWGLARACEAAGVRIYERSPVTGLHRLADGVRLTTARGVVRAGQVALATNAFPALLRRVRLYTVPVYDYVLVTEPLSDGQLAAIGWANRQGLSERANQFHYSRLTRDNRILWGGYDAIYHYGRALRRSYDTRPETFDRLAEQFFDTFPQLDGLRFTHAWGGAIDTCTRFFALYGTAWDRRVTYALGFTGLGVAATRFAGNVMLDLLDDADTERTRLGLVRHKPIPFPPEPLAYAGIQATRASLIRADETAGRRNLWLRSLDRLGLGFDS; the protein is encoded by the coding sequence ATGGCGGGCGACCGGAGGGGCCGAGCGGGCGGCCACCGGGGCCGGGTGGGCGACCGCAGGGCGCACAAAGCCTGGCAGGACGCGTCGCACACGCCGTTCTGGCTGGACAACCCGGACCGGCCGGCCCCCCGGGCGGCGCTGGCCGGCGCGGACACCGCCGACCTGGCCGTCGTCGGGGCCGGGTTCGCCGGGCTCTGGACCGCGCTGCTGGCCAAGGAGCGCGACCCGGCCCGGGACGTCGTCGTGCTGGAGGGCGCGCGCGTCGGCTGGGCCGCGTCCGGACGCAACGGCGGGTTCTGCTCGGCCAGCCTCACCCACGGCCGCGAGAACGGCCTGCGTCACTTCCCGGACGAGATCGACGAGCTCACCGCGATGGGCCTGGAGAACCTCGACGAGATCGAGGCGGCGATCGCCCGGTACGGCATCGACTGCGGCTGGGAACGGAACGGGACGCTGTCGGTCGCGACCGAGCCGTGGCAGCTCGGCCCGCATTCCGGGGACGGCGTGCTGCTCGACCGGGACGGGGTCCGGGCCGAGATCGACTCGCCGCGCTACGTCGGCGGGGTCTGGGAGAAGCACGGTTCGGCCACGCTCGACCCGGCCGCCCTGGCCTGGGGTCTGGCCCGGGCCTGCGAGGCGGCCGGGGTGCGGATCTACGAGCGCTCGCCGGTCACCGGCCTGCACCGCCTGGCTGACGGGGTGCGCCTGACCACCGCCCGGGGTGTCGTGCGGGCCGGCCAGGTCGCGCTGGCCACGAACGCGTTCCCGGCCCTGCTTCGCCGGGTTCGGCTCTACACCGTGCCGGTCTACGACTACGTGCTGGTCACCGAGCCGCTCAGCGACGGCCAGCTCGCGGCGATCGGCTGGGCCAACCGGCAGGGTTTGTCGGAACGGGCCAACCAGTTCCACTACAGCCGCCTGACCCGCGACAACCGCATCCTCTGGGGCGGCTACGACGCGATCTACCACTACGGCCGCGCGCTGCGCCGGTCGTACGACACCCGCCCGGAGACGTTCGACCGGCTCGCCGAGCAGTTCTTCGACACGTTCCCGCAGCTCGACGGGCTCCGCTTCACCCACGCCTGGGGCGGCGCGATCGACACCTGCACCCGGTTCTTCGCGCTCTACGGCACGGCCTGGGACCGGCGGGTCACGTACGCGCTGGGCTTCACCGGCCTGGGCGTCGCCGCAACCCGCTTCGCCGGCAACGTGATGCTCGACCTCCTCGACGATGCCGACACCGAGCGGACCCGGCTCGGCCTGGTGCGCCACAAACCGATCCCGTTCCCCCCGGAGCCGCTGGCCTACGCGGGCATCCAGGCGACCCGCGCGTCGCTGATCCGGGCCGACGAGACCGCCGGCCGCCGGAACCTCTGGCTACGCTCCCTGGACCGCCTGGGCCTGGGCTTCGACAGCTGA
- a CDS encoding MarR family winged helix-turn-helix transcriptional regulator has protein sequence MTRSLAEIGLSVKRLQMAHHRAANVALAPLGLSIVQWDALRHLRQNPDASLHDLAVLTFQTDQSFGTLAARLIDRGLIERVPGPGRAVKHRLTPHGLAVQEEGQAVLNDVLGRTFGALAPDELAAFDGLLTRLLASASG, from the coding sequence ATGACTCGTTCGCTGGCCGAGATCGGACTGTCGGTGAAGCGGCTGCAGATGGCCCACCATCGCGCGGCCAACGTCGCGCTGGCGCCGCTGGGCCTCTCGATCGTGCAGTGGGACGCCCTGCGCCACCTGCGCCAGAACCCGGACGCGTCGCTGCACGACCTGGCCGTGCTGACGTTCCAGACCGATCAGTCGTTCGGCACGCTGGCCGCCCGCCTGATCGACCGCGGCCTGATCGAGCGCGTCCCCGGACCGGGCCGGGCGGTGAAGCACCGCTTGACCCCGCACGGCCTGGCCGTCCAGGAGGAGGGCCAGGCCGTGCTGAACGACGTGCTGGGCCGCACGTTCGGCGCGCTCGCCCCGGACGAGCTGGCCGCCTTCGACGGCCTGCTCACCCGGCTGCTCGCGAGCGCGTCCGGCTGA
- a CDS encoding helix-turn-helix domain-containing protein, whose translation MLAPVSSSVPIGGPTARRLQLGARLRALREARGLTRAQAGEAIRSSESKISRLELGRVGFKERDVTDLLSLYEIDGREREDLLALMREANAHGWWHEYSDVIAPWFVQYLDLEQAAELIRTYEVQFAPGLLQTADYARAVITLAHGSTPPADIERRVNLRLARARILHRPNPPKLWAVIDEAVLHRPIGGRAALREQIEALLAATDLPNVQLQVIPFGAGGHTAAGGAFSILRFPDQDLPDVVYLEHLINAQYLDKQDDIDFYSAMVSQLFIEAEQPQRTPDILREALRALDE comes from the coding sequence ATGCTCGCGCCGGTGAGCTCATCGGTACCAATAGGCGGCCCGACTGCACGCAGGTTGCAGCTCGGTGCTCGGCTGCGGGCGCTCCGTGAGGCTCGCGGTCTCACCCGGGCCCAGGCCGGTGAGGCGATCCGGAGCTCGGAGTCGAAGATCAGCCGCCTCGAGCTCGGCCGCGTCGGCTTCAAGGAGCGGGACGTCACCGACCTGCTCAGCCTCTACGAGATCGACGGCCGGGAGCGCGAGGACCTGCTCGCGCTGATGCGCGAGGCCAACGCGCACGGCTGGTGGCACGAGTACAGCGACGTCATCGCCCCGTGGTTCGTGCAGTACCTCGACCTGGAGCAGGCCGCCGAGCTGATCCGGACGTACGAGGTGCAGTTCGCACCGGGCCTGCTGCAGACCGCCGACTACGCCCGGGCGGTGATCACGCTCGCTCACGGGTCGACGCCGCCGGCCGACATCGAGCGCCGGGTGAACCTGCGGCTCGCCCGGGCGCGGATCCTGCACCGGCCGAACCCGCCGAAGCTCTGGGCGGTGATCGACGAGGCGGTGCTGCACCGGCCGATCGGTGGGCGGGCCGCGCTGCGCGAGCAGATCGAGGCGCTGCTGGCCGCGACCGATCTGCCGAATGTTCAGCTCCAGGTGATCCCGTTCGGGGCTGGGGGGCATACGGCGGCTGGTGGGGCTTTCAGCATTTTGCGGTTTCCGGACCAGGATCTGCCGGATGTGGTGTATCTGGAGCATTTGATCAACGCGCAGTATCTGGATAAGCAGGACGATATCGACTTCTATTCGGCGATGGTGTCGCAGTTGTTCATCGAGGCGGAGCAGCCGCAGAGGACTCCTGACATCTTGCGTGAGGCGTTGCGGGCGTTGGACGAGTAG
- a CDS encoding SAM-dependent methyltransferase, which yields MTEEPTDSKIDVSVPQSARIWNYWLGGKDNFAIDRAAGDEVLAKIPDIALGARGERAFLKRVVRYLVRDAGITQFLDVGTGLPTADNTHEVAQALDPRSRVVYVDNDPLVMVHARALLVSTPEGASDYVEADLRDTKAVLAAAHETLDFGRPIGLMLLGVVNHLMDDDEAHAAVARLVAALPPGSHLVLTHSTAELHGEPMLQVMRETTERGGTPIRARTRDELTRFFDGTELLEPGVVTCSRWRPDVDGEPDVYLFGGVGRIG from the coding sequence ATGACCGAGGAACCGACCGACAGCAAGATCGACGTCAGCGTCCCGCAGTCCGCCCGCATCTGGAACTACTGGCTCGGCGGCAAGGACAACTTCGCGATCGACCGGGCCGCCGGCGACGAGGTGCTGGCGAAGATCCCCGACATCGCGCTGGGCGCCCGCGGCGAGCGCGCGTTCCTCAAACGGGTCGTGCGCTACCTGGTGCGGGACGCCGGCATCACCCAGTTCCTCGACGTCGGCACCGGGCTGCCGACCGCCGACAACACGCACGAGGTCGCGCAGGCCCTCGACCCCCGCAGCCGGGTGGTCTACGTCGACAACGACCCGCTGGTCATGGTGCACGCCCGGGCGTTGCTGGTCAGCACCCCGGAGGGCGCCAGCGACTACGTCGAGGCCGACCTCCGCGACACGAAGGCGGTCCTCGCCGCGGCCCACGAGACCCTCGACTTCGGACGTCCGATCGGCCTGATGCTCCTCGGCGTCGTCAACCACCTGATGGACGACGACGAGGCCCACGCCGCCGTCGCACGCCTGGTCGCCGCGCTGCCGCCGGGTAGCCACCTGGTGCTCACCCACTCCACCGCGGAGCTCCACGGGGAGCCGATGCTGCAGGTCATGCGCGAGACGACCGAGCGCGGCGGTACCCCTATCCGGGCCCGCACCCGGGACGAGCTCACCCGGTTCTTCGACGGTACCGAGCTGCTCGAGCCGGGCGTCGTCACCTGTTCCCGCTGGCGCCCGGACGTCGACGGCGAGCCCGACGTCTACCTGTTCGGCGGCGTGGGCCGCATCGGTTGA
- a CDS encoding MMPL family transporter: protein MATLLYRLGRGSFRRRRLVVILWLILLVALGSAAVAFKGPTTSDFKLPGTESQRALDALKQEFPEASGATGTIVVAAPDGDTLADPNMAAAVKQVVQEASQVPGVLGAVDPFIAKSLSRDGRYALIQVQFRDPVDDITDAQREAYEQAGESQRDVLQVEHGGEVMTSPPEIGGQEGIGVAVALVVLLVTFGSLVAAGMTMLNALIGVGAGMAGLYALSGVISLNSTAPILALMLGLAVGIDYSLFITSRHRQHLAEGLDPEESAARSVGTAGSAVLFAGITVIIALAGLTVVDIPFLSAMGLAAAGTVAVAVLVAITLLPALLGFAGLRVLPRKARRAVAAARGAAPKHASSVVAASDSAGPGKHEAPLPTGSPAAADPAAADPAAADSTIGDPTAAAANGRNAAPAAANNRNAAPTAGHSAAAAGRETVAASAGRETVAASAGRETEAATADAPLVGGLFGSGKEPFGFRWARWIIKARIPVLIVGILGLGLLALPAANMRLSLPDATHASPGTPERAAADLITEGFGQGANGRLAMVVSSDSPQQTAAAVQEATQRLTGTPNLVSITPPNFSQDKRTALLAIIPKDGPTAPSTETLVHDVRDKVAGIRDADVSLTGQTAVGIDVSERLSDALPIYLALVVGLSVLLLMLVFRSILVPLKAALGFLLTVGTTFGITVWIFQEGHLAGLVGVQTPGPLVSFLPIILIGILFGLAMDYEVFLVSRMREDFVHGADAQQAVVSGMGHGARVVTAAALIMTSVFAGFVLIDDATIKAVGFALALGVAVDAFVVRMTIVPAVISLFGRAAWWLPRWLDRALPNVDIEGEKLHRQLEQEPAERETVSV, encoded by the coding sequence TTGGCAACGCTGCTCTACCGCCTCGGCCGCGGCTCGTTCCGCCGCCGACGGCTGGTCGTGATCCTCTGGCTGATACTCCTGGTCGCACTCGGCAGCGCGGCAGTGGCCTTCAAGGGCCCGACGACCAGCGACTTCAAGTTACCGGGCACCGAATCCCAGCGCGCCCTCGACGCGTTGAAACAGGAGTTCCCGGAGGCCAGCGGCGCCACCGGGACGATCGTCGTCGCGGCCCCGGACGGGGACACGCTGGCCGATCCGAACATGGCGGCCGCCGTGAAGCAGGTCGTCCAGGAAGCCTCGCAGGTGCCGGGCGTCCTCGGGGCGGTCGACCCGTTCATCGCGAAGTCGCTCTCCCGCGACGGGCGGTACGCGCTGATCCAGGTCCAGTTCCGCGACCCGGTCGACGACATCACCGACGCGCAGCGCGAGGCCTACGAGCAGGCCGGTGAGTCGCAGCGGGACGTCCTGCAGGTGGAGCACGGCGGCGAGGTCATGACGTCGCCGCCGGAGATCGGTGGTCAGGAGGGGATCGGCGTCGCGGTGGCGCTGGTCGTCCTGCTGGTGACGTTCGGGTCGCTGGTCGCCGCGGGCATGACGATGCTCAACGCGCTGATCGGCGTCGGGGCCGGGATGGCGGGTCTGTACGCGCTGTCCGGGGTCATCTCGCTGAACAGCACGGCGCCGATCCTGGCGCTGATGCTCGGCCTGGCTGTCGGCATCGACTACTCGCTGTTCATCACCTCGCGGCACCGGCAGCACCTGGCCGAGGGGCTCGACCCGGAGGAGTCGGCCGCGCGGTCGGTCGGCACCGCGGGTTCGGCGGTGTTGTTCGCCGGGATCACGGTGATCATCGCGCTGGCCGGGCTCACGGTCGTCGACATTCCGTTCCTGTCGGCGATGGGGCTGGCCGCGGCCGGGACGGTCGCGGTCGCGGTGCTGGTCGCGATCACGCTGCTGCCCGCGTTGCTCGGCTTCGCCGGCCTGCGGGTGCTCCCGCGGAAGGCGCGCCGTGCGGTCGCGGCCGCCCGCGGGGCCGCTCCCAAGCACGCGTCGTCCGTGGTGGCGGCGTCCGACAGCGCCGGTCCGGGCAAGCACGAGGCCCCGCTCCCGACCGGCTCGCCCGCCGCCGCCGACCCCGCCGCCGCCGACCCCGCCGCCGCCGATAGCACCATCGGCGACCCCACCGCCGCCGCCGCGAACGGCCGCAACGCCGCCCCCGCCGCCGCGAACAACCGCAACGCCGCCCCCACGGCCGGCCACAGCGCCGCCGCGGCCGGCCGCGAGACCGTAGCCGCCTCGGCCGGCCGCGAGACCGTAGCCGCCTCGGCCGGCCGCGAAACCGAAGCCGCGACGGCCGACGCGCCCCTCGTCGGCGGGCTGTTCGGCAGCGGCAAGGAACCCTTCGGGTTCCGCTGGGCCCGCTGGATCATCAAGGCCCGGATCCCGGTCCTCATCGTCGGCATCCTCGGCCTGGGCCTCCTGGCCCTGCCCGCCGCGAACATGCGCCTCTCCCTCCCGGACGCCACCCACGCCTCCCCGGGCACCCCGGAGCGCGCGGCCGCCGACCTGATCACCGAGGGCTTCGGTCAGGGCGCCAACGGACGCCTGGCGATGGTCGTCTCCAGCGACTCGCCGCAGCAGACCGCGGCCGCCGTCCAGGAGGCGACCCAGCGCCTGACCGGCACCCCGAACCTGGTCTCGATCACCCCGCCGAACTTCAGCCAGGACAAGCGCACCGCGCTGCTGGCGATCATCCCGAAGGACGGACCGACCGCGCCGAGCACCGAGACCCTGGTGCACGACGTGCGCGACAAGGTGGCCGGCATCCGCGACGCCGACGTCTCGCTGACCGGCCAGACCGCCGTCGGCATCGACGTCTCGGAGCGGCTGTCCGACGCGCTGCCGATCTACCTCGCGCTGGTCGTCGGGCTGTCGGTCCTGCTGCTGATGCTCGTGTTCCGGTCGATCCTGGTGCCGCTCAAGGCCGCGCTCGGCTTCCTGCTCACGGTCGGGACGACGTTCGGCATCACGGTCTGGATCTTCCAGGAGGGCCACCTGGCCGGGCTGGTCGGCGTGCAGACGCCGGGCCCGCTGGTGAGCTTCCTGCCGATCATCCTGATCGGCATCCTGTTCGGTCTGGCGATGGACTACGAGGTCTTCCTGGTCTCCCGCATGCGGGAGGACTTCGTCCACGGCGCCGACGCCCAACAGGCGGTCGTCTCCGGCATGGGCCACGGCGCCCGGGTCGTCACGGCCGCGGCGCTGATCATGACCAGCGTGTTCGCCGGCTTCGTGCTGATCGACGACGCGACGATCAAGGCGGTCGGCTTCGCGCTGGCGCTCGGCGTCGCCGTGGACGCGTTCGTCGTCCGGATGACGATCGTGCCCGCGGTGATCTCGCTGTTCGGGCGGGCGGCCTGGTGGCTCCCGCGGTGGCTGGATCGCGCGCTGCCGAACGTCGACATCGAAGGTGAGAAGCTGCACCGGCAGCTCGAGCAGGAACCCGCGGAGCGGGAGACGGTCTCGGTCTGA